GAGAAATATATTATGTAGTAATAAAACATACCGACACAAGTGATAGAAACGGCTCTTCATTTACTCAGATTATTTGCAGTCATTTTCAAATACTGTGCACTAAAGTCCTTCTGACACCTGCAGACCAAACatggtgccagcgcggttgttagcCACGTTGCGACcgcgtcagggccgctccgtgtggctttACCCTAACATAGCAACCTTCCCTTCTGAGAGTACTTTCTGGCACCTGCAGAGTATTGTAGAATGATACCTGCAAAAGTATTGCAAGATAGGATCCTCCCATATGGCACCCAGAATGGTTGAAAAATATGATCCCCCTACCCTAATCTGACCCTTGTACAGTATTACAGGATACCAAGCAATTTCCTCTGCTGCAAAATTTGATGGCAAATGATTTTAAGagcaggcccttttacatgggtcgATGATCGGGGCAACTGAATGATCATTCCCAATCATCGGTCTGTGTAAAAAGACCCAGCAATCCGCCAACAAACGGACACACGCTCGTTTGACGGATGATCaaatcattgttgtcggcagcacatctccccgtgtaaacatggCTGCGCTGCCGACAATTATGTAATTGTATGGCGACGAACGAACAAGCACTGATCGACATGCTACAGTCCATTGTCAATCAGCGCTCATATATCAGCCGGTGTTAAAGGGTCCTCACACTATTACATCGCCCCTCTTCCAGCGATAACGGTGGAGGACATTTTTCTTTGGCGAGCAGCTGAAACTCAGGATTGTTTTACGGCTCAGCAATCTGAAAGAGAATAGATAATTGTGTAAATATACTACCTCCAAATTGTTACATATAATACACAACCTAAAAGGGGTCGTCTCACTAAAAATATCCCTTTCATTATGCCCTTTAgggctcatagagggggggggggggtacacctCTGGGGAACTTTCTCTATAAGCCAAGTATCAGCGTCTACTGCTCTGGCGGAAAAATATATATCGCTGGCTGCAACTTACCCTGGTAATACCTCGCTGGAGGTTTCAGAAGCTGGACCCGCAGCGATCACCTCAATGCCGGGACGGCTTAATCTCAAAACGGGGTTGACGAGATGAGGGAACCCCTTTAACAAATCGCTGTAAtctcttcttagggtatgttcacacgagggcgtccgttacggctgaaattaagggggatgtttcagcctgaaaacatccccgtaatttcagccgtaacggcatgtgcaggctcttgaacgccgtgtccattacgggcgtaattggcgctgctattcattgaagtcaatgaataacggctccaattacggccaaagaagtgacaggtcacttctttgacgcgggcgtctatttacgcgccgtcatttgacagcggcgcgtaaattacgcctcgtgtgaacagacaaacgtctgcccattgcaatcaatgggaagatgtttgtcaacgctattgaggcgctattttcggacgtaattcggggcaaaaacgcccgaattacgtccgtaattagtgcgtgtgaacatacccttagaattttcTGTACGTACCCCATCCTCTAGTCTAGACCTCTGGGTCTCTGTAGCCTCTGTCCTTTCTTCCTCCTCAAAAAAATCCTTATCAAGTCTTTCCAGATGAGGTAGAGCAATCAGAGTCTCCAGGCGATAACTGTCTTCCTCCTCGCATGGGTTCTCCCGCAAAACCAGTGCCCGCAACATGGGCAGGACCTTGAGCTTCTCCACCTCCTGGAGCCTGGATATGAGATTACCTCTACACAGGAGGATATAGGTGGGTGAGGAACGGTCTATTTGCAGCAGAAGACATCTAAAGGTCTCCATACCAACCTGAGATTGAGATACTGCAGGGCCCGCATGTTCCCCGAGAATCCATCCAGAGTCTCCAACTGGTTCTCTCTTAGGTGAAGGCTGGTGAGATGTACCAGGCTATCCAGTCCTTCCAAGGTCTTCATATTATTCTGCGCCTGGAGTTAGAGAGAACATAGTCAACTAGAGATGAGAACATAACACAAGTACAAGACTAATCTACAGTAAACCACAAGAGGaacgacccattcacttctatgggagagtgttgtgggcatgctctacgACATGTACAGGGAGGAGAGGAGCTGAGCTGTCCCCATCACCTATTGTGAGtggtgtgatcctgtgttatctgcctccagctttattTATAATATAGTgacagaaaaacacagcaaaacttTAAACCATAGATAGTTTTCTGATGAGAATCTCCACTTGTTAAGCGGATCCCTTGAAAACAAGCAGATCGCAAAGTGTCCAcccagcgatcaactgtaatcagtggggaaacctggcagtaagtgttcaattctcctgcagcgccaccaccaggagaaattaagcattacacagtgtcaattcatatcaatgtgctgtctgtaatacaggaccggacaggtcctccagagaaagagacactctttgtaaccgctccccACTCTGACCAAGGGATGAGGATCCTCCCCCCCAGGTATTACCTCAGAGTTCCCTAATAGGATAtaggaaaatgggttttctaaactggacaatcccctCAAGTGCATAATAACCTCCTAATAAAGTAGCTGATTTTGTTCATATCTCTGCACTCTGACAGGCAGAACTATTCGTTTTCCCCTCAATGTAACCGTGTAAAGCCTTAATTTTTGCGATTGTTCTTTTTAATTTATAAACCAttttgggggtatatatatatatatatacacatacacacacacacacacacacacacacagtcgagtcacattattatgaccacctcttaCAGCGCGTATCCCATGAAGGCAGTGATGTGTCGGGggctggtgggtatataaggggtgcgaTAGTCTGTatgatcacatatcactcgttgttgtcatgggtaaaaggggcgattcatcagagttgcaaaaagggctgATTATTGACTTTCGGGCCCAGGGTGTCGGTATTTCTCACACTGCGCAGTTTGTGAACGGTTCGCGTGCTgcagtggtgaaagtgtatcgtgagtggacaaatggcaccaatgGGAATAATTGACGAGGAAAAGTGCGGAGcatcacgtgccattgatgtgagaggtgaacgtcggctacaggGGTGCGTGAGGGCCGAACTGCactctacagtggagcagctcactgtgaatatcaaccagggggcgaccagacgtgtctaaaacaacagttcagcgaaccgactgcgtatggggctcagaATCAGACGGACGGTCACCgctcctatgtaaaaaaaaaggtgcagcggaaaaaaaggcttcaatttgcacggcagtatcggaattggaccaccgataatTGGCAcaggttgtcttctccgatgtgtcacgttttctgcttcatcgaaaggatggacgttggcgtgtcaggcgagaaacatcagagaacaaacacccggcagccattgctggaagaacttgagcggcagcgttatggtgtgggggatttttcatggcattctctgggccactcatccatgtggacggctctgaaccgatttgggtgtgaatccattgttgcagatcacatCCCCCCCCATACATGcggattgtcttccctggggcacatGGAATCTtccagacaatgcgacatgtcacacggctagaaatgtccgacaggggttggaagagcccgaccaagacctccaagtacttccctggcctaattcaccagacttcaACCCAATTGAGTAACTGTGAGACCTGGATCgtcttgttcactctatggatcctcccccacgcacgctccagtaaatgtgggatgctctgcagtcagcacagcgccagataccggagacccccgaccagcaccttattgagtcactgccagcccgtctactgctgtccacgccggttactctggatagctgctgctcataataatgggactccactgtgtatataatacgtTTTTATCCACATTTCATTGtctttatttaggttttttttttttacacttccagCAGAAAGCATTATCTCatcagagacaacccctttcatattGAAGCCGTCTATCACCTCCCGGCACCCGGTTTACTTCTCCGGCCACTTCAGTTGgactgtagtattacatggcagcaaTTCATGGGCATCTTGAGTCTCAGAGAATGGAAGCCACGGCTTTCCGCCCTatgacatatggacaggggttgtcttcatgagacaaccccctaACTCTACAGCAGTTTGAGAGGGGAAAACAAAGGATTACGCGGACAGCATGAAACAGAGGAGAGGCAATACAGAGAAAAAAAAGTGCTGAGCAATGGGGGCAGCAGAGAGGAGTGGGGCAGATCAGGACCAAGAACATGCAGGGGAAGCTGAAACATACAGTGCCCCCTCCCGTATTAAATACAGAGAAGATTAATGATTGGGCAAAGTGTTCCTCAGGAGCGCAGACCGAAGCGAAGTCCTTTTCTCCAACTCCCTCCTTTACTTGGACTGGTGTATAATGCGTCTGTCTTCAGCCATTGACTGTATAGTGAAAGCCATGTGAATGCCTCCTGGAGTCTACCAGCCATCATACCACTAGGAGGACCCTACATAATAAGCCAATACCTGGCACCGTCACGCACTCACCAGGTAAAGTTCCCGCAGGTTGGGCAGGTGGAGGCCGGCGGGGCTCTGCAGTTTATTTCCTCTTAGCTCCAGTGTGTGCAGACTATTCAGCTTGGAGCAGTCCAGACTTTCCAAGGTACGGAGCTCATTACCTACAAAGCAGACCGTGCAAAgaaacagcctgtattatactccaaagaAAGCTGAATAATAACGCTACAGAAGTtgtaatggcggccattttgGTTGGCACCCAGCTTTTTCCCCAAATACAACCAAGAAACTACCGAAAAAAATGTCACCAACTGGACAGAAGGAGCCGACCCGATTTTTTTCATCTCTCTTGGGaccatgataaaaaaataaatatatatatatcatagggGACATTTTTTATGATATGATGATCAGCACCAACCTAACAGATTGAGAGACTCCAGTCTTGGGTGTGCAATTCCTTGAAGGTTCTGAATACGGTTCTGAGTCAGGCTTGCTTGTTGTAGGTAAGGCAGCTCCCCCAGATCATTGACTGTGACCAGCTGGTTCTGGTCTACACGTAGACACAGCAGGTGGGTAAGGGATCCCAGCGGAGACAGATCTCGAAGGGAATTCTGGGACAAATCCACATAACGGAGATGTATAAAAGTCTCCAGGATTGAGATGTCTGTGAGCTCCCTGCAAAAGAATCACAACACTGGTACTGAACATACAATGGTCAATTTTCACATAGGAATACTCTCACCAATGATCACCAGTTAGATCAAAAATGAATCTACATAaaaggtgaagtcactgtgtacatacattacattacttatcctgtactgatcctgagttacatcctgtattatactccagagctgcactcactattctgctggtggagtcactgtgtacatacattaaattacttatcctgtactgatcctgagttacatcctgtattatactccagagctgcactcactattctgctggtggagtcactgtgtacatacattacattacttatcctgtactgatcctgagttacagcctgtattatactccagagctgcactcactattctgctggtggagtcactgtgtacatacattaaattacttatcctgtactgatcctgagttacatcctgtattatactccagagctgcactcactattctgctggtggagtcactgtgtacatacattacattacttatcctgtactgatcctgagttacagcctgtattatactccagagctgcactcactattctgctggtggagtcactgtgtacatacattacattacttatcctgtactgatcctgagttatatcctgtattatactccagagctgcactcactattctgctggtggagtcactatgtgcatacattacattacttatcctgtactgatcctgagttatatcctgtattatactccagagctgcactcactattctgctggtggagtcactgtgtacatacattacattacttatcctgtactgatcctgagttacatcctgtattatactccagagctgcactcactattctgctggtggagtcactgtgtacatacattacattacttatcctgtactaatcctgagttacatcctgtattatactccagagctgcactcactattctgctggtggagtcactgtgtacatacattacattactcatcctgtactgagagctcttcatcaggaactgtaaggctatgttcacacggggtattttgccgagtttttttgacgcggaaaccgcgtcgcaaaactcggcagaaacggcccgagaacgcctcccattgatttcaatgggaggcgtcggcgtctttttcccgcgagcagtaaaactgcctcgcgggaaaaagaagcgacatgccctatcttcgggcgcttccgcctctgacctcccattgacttcaatgggaggcaggagaaagcgtatatctcgctgttttatgcccgcggcgctcaatggccgcgggcgaaaaacggcgcgataattgccgcgaaaatcggcgtgcagggagaggaatatctgcctcaaagttccaaacggaattttgaggcagatattcctcccccaaaatactccgtgtgaacatagcctaatggcgACCATGTTAAATGTCACCCGCTGGACAGAAGAGGACGACTCACGGAGTTAACCCTTAATAACTAGGTGGGGGTAATCGCAATGGTTGTGGTCATAGAACAGCCATAGATAAGTCACAACCGACAACATAGACGACCAGACTTACTTGTCTTTTACTTCTAATTTGACGTAGGCGTGAGCGAGGCCGTTTCCAGTCTTACACAGCAGCGACAGTCCTTCCCTGAGCATCTCTTCAGTCAGCGGCACATGAGGAGGGGGCTTAAACAAAAAAATGGGGGCAACCTGGTCAACTTTAAAGAGTAAAAATCAAGAATAAACACCAAGACTAAATTACagcataataatttgacatgcagAAGTCTCGAATGGTGGGTAACACCCCATCTTCAAGCTGTAAAGACttgcacccagctttcccagacagagataaaactgacaggataaaattTTGGACTTTCTGATAGAAGAAGACGACTCGATTTCTCAAGGAGGGAAATGCTCCGGTGTCTACGGGTTCCCACTTCACTACAGCAAGTTCTTGTTTTACTTTTCTCATCACCTCTTCTATTTCAGGCTCCTCTTCTtctccctcctcttcctccttctcctCTCCCTCATCGTCTCCTTCGTCATTTGCATCTTCTAAAGGCTCCTCCTCTTCCTGCTCCTCATCCAGAACGTCGTCTTCAGCATCAGACATTTcctgaaaaattaaaaatgtattaagcAGTGGAGCGCAGAAGCATTATGATAATCCGACATACTTGGGACTGCCGAAAGTGCCGTATTATCAGACGTCCATATGTAATCTCACCACTGCACACCTTCTCCTGGGGCTTGTTGAAGGACAAGATGTAAGCGTATCATCACCAGAGTGTGCCCACCGCCCCTATAGATAAGATGCCATCAACCCCAGCTTTAGACCCACCACCAAAATGATTTCCGGATAATTCGGCACGGGTGTATATTTGTCACATGTCGAATTATCAGGATTTCCAGACCATCAGGTGCCGGACTAATGGACTTTTACTGAAGGAAACATTTCCAAAGACCTCCCAACCCCTAGAATTCCCAATATGACAACTAGAGAGAACACAGAAGCCTTGGCGGTCATCCCACGgattggatacgctgcgtaaaacccaTGCAGCTTATCCGACCTGGAACAccggtgcgtttttttggccggaatttccgctgcggaaatcagcattggaaaaaaaaaaaaagggcgtcatacttacccccccccctccccctctctcttctgcacgtagtccggcctcctaagatgacgatgcaggccatgtgaccgctgcagcctgtgattggctgcagcggtcacataggatgaaatgtcatcccaggagtctggactgcaggaaggaggagggcattctgggtaagtatgattcttTCTCTGTTTTccatagttgcgatttttgcggcgtaatcactgcgaatacgccgcaaaagtcgcaacacttggctttctgttgtagAATTTGAATCCCCATTGGATTTAAAGgggaaacccgcaacggaaaatcaactaaaacacaacataaattgacatagtgcggaattaaattccgcaccgctggtcaatttattaacgtttccgctgcggtttttttacgcagcgggggcaggggattttctaaatctcatccaatttactgctactgtaaatgctgtggaatttgcgCACAGAATTCCGCAgcgttacgctacgtgggaacccgcctTAGGTTTTACCAGCAAAAGCCGCTCCCTTACATATACTACATTACCCAAATCCACGTGATCTTCTTCACATATATTGATCAGATATTATGCTACATACATTCAGTGCTCAGATAGAGGAGACAGCACACACAGACCATGCTGAGGCCCGATCCCGCAGGAAGAAGCCATCACTCAcctctctgcccgggtctccgcggTGGTTACAGCAGAAAACCAGCACCGGAAGTCCGAGAAAGCGTTACTGGTTGCTGTAGAAACGGCCGGAAGTGTATAAGCCGGGCTCCATGACGACGCATATATGGTCAGGTGACTCCATAGCCCCGCCCACTCTTTTTGACTTGGCGGGTCGGCGTCGGCGTCGGCCATTTTGTTAGAATTTACCTCAGAAATGTCTCACAGTTGCTGTCAGTGTAATGTGCTTCTGAGGAAACGCTGTACCAGcctagtgtatatgtatattatatacaagtatatagagGGAGATTTAATCATTAATtatataaaagcaccatacaaGTGGCGCACCAGTATTCCATGCACGTGCCATGTTGTCAACTCTAGAAATCAGTAATCAGGCTGGACCATGCGTTGTTTTCTACCATTTTTCTAAGTAGAAAGTGGCAGAAATTGTtaataaatacaaaatacaataattttcaaaataaaataattaaaaaaagcgTAAGGGCCTGATCACATCacatccggggttccgtcggaggtttccgtcgggtgaaccccgcaacggaaagtcaaacaaacCACATcttctgtttccgtcaccattgatatcaatggtgacggaaacattgctaatggtttccgttcgtcaccatttcggcaggtttccgtttttctgacggaatcaatagcgcagtgggcttcgctattgattctgtcgttaaaacggaaacctaccGGAAtgttgacgaacggaaaccattagcaatgtttccgtcaccattgatatcaatggtgacggaaacggaagctgtggtttcagtttgactttccgttgcggggttcacccgacggaaacctcagacggaacccctcaatggaaagcgaacggtgatgtgaacaggccctaaggggaGCGTCTATTATGAAAATAGGCGCCTGTCACCTCTGGAGTCGGTGCGTGCACCCTTTTTGACAGTTCCCATCATGCCCAGCGCCACCGACATCACATTCCCACCTGAACCCGCCATATTTTGCAGCTGTAACTAAAAGAGCGTTAATAAATTTGAATTTTAGCAGCGCTCCTATAGTCCCAGATCTAGCGGGTTCAGTCCACGCCACAGGGTTTTGTGGGAATGAGAGGATGCGTGCGCCGACTGCGGAGGTAACAGTCGCCTATTTGCATAATAAGCCTGCgcctcaataatttttttttaaaaaattagttatatttagaaaaactttTTTGTGGGGGCTGTTTATCAATTAAAAATAGGGGGCCTCTCCTGGTGATAGATCCTCTATGATAAATATGGCGGTCTACCCAAACACTGTCCTTGGTTTAGACAGAAACCGGCAAATTTATCACAATGGCGCACACTGGTGAAAGTAGTGCATGCTGCAAGTAAATAGACCCattgaatgtgtcagtgtgctgtctgtgtgtgcAGCATTGGACGCACGGACGTg
The nucleotide sequence above comes from Rhinoderma darwinii isolate aRhiDar2 chromosome 11, aRhiDar2.hap1, whole genome shotgun sequence. Encoded proteins:
- the LRRC23 gene encoding leucine-rich repeat-containing protein 23, encoding MSDAEDDVLDEEQEEEEPLEDANDEGDDEGEEKEEEEGEEEEPEIEEPPPHVPLTEEMLREGLSLLCKTGNGLAHAYVKLEVKDKELTDISILETFIHLRYVDLSQNSLRDLSPLGSLTHLLCLRVDQNQLVTVNDLGELPYLQQASLTQNRIQNLQGIAHPRLESLNLLGNELRTLESLDCSKLNSLHTLELRGNKLQSPAGLHLPNLRELYLAQNNMKTLEGLDSLVHLTSLHLRENQLETLDGFSGNMRALQYLNLRGNLISRLQEVEKLKVLPMLRALVLRENPCEEEDSYRLETLIALPHLERLDKDFFEEEERTEATETQRSRLEDGIAEP